GGCATCTTCCACCGCAAGGCGCACGTCGTGCGGGTCAGGGAGGCGGCGTTCTGGACGGCCGTGTGGGTCACGCTCTCGCTGGCGTTCGGCTACGTCATCAGCCGCTGGCTCGGCCCGCAGAAGGCCGTCGAGTACCTGACCGGCTACGTGCTCGAGTGGTCTCTGGCCGTCGACAACATCTTCGTCTTCGTCCTCGTCTTCAACTTCTTCCGCACCCCGTTCAAGTACCAGCAGCGCGCGCTGCTCTGGGGCGTGCTCGGCGCGCTGGCCATGCGCGGGATCATGATCGGCGTGGGCGTGACGCTGATCCAGACCTTCCACTGGGTCCTCTACGTCTTCGGCGCGTTCCTCCTGTTCACCGGCCTGCGCATGCTGCTGAGCAGGGACGACCAGGAGACCGACCTCTCCGCCAACCCCGCCCTCAAGCTCGCGCGGCGGTTCCTCAGGGTCTCGCCGGACTACGACGGGCAGAGGTTCTTCACGGTGGTGGACGGGGTGCGCATGGCGACGCCCCTGCTGCTGGTGCTCGTCGTCATCGACTTCGCCGACGTGATCTTCGCCGTCGACTCGATCCCCGCGATCTTCGCCGTCACCACCGACCCGTTCATCGTGTTCACGTCGAACGCCATGGCGGTCCTGGGCCTGCGCAGCATGTACTTCCTGCTCGCCAACATCGTGCACCGCTTCGCCTACCTGCAGGCGGGCCTGGCCGTGATCCTCAGCTACATCGGCGTGAAGATGCTCCTGCTCGACCTCGTGCACATCCCCACGGCCGTCTCGCTGGGCGTGGTCGTGGGCATCCTGGGCATCAGCATCCTCGCCTCTCTCCTCTTCGGCAAGCCGAACGAGGCGCTGCGGAGCCAGGTCGACGAGCGGGAGGCGGCGGCGGGGTAGCTACCTGGTCACGCTCGACGCGGTTCAGGCTCGTGACTGGCGGAGGCGGCGGCGGGCTAGCGCGCCGGTGCCGGCCCTCGGCGGCCCG
This genomic window from Trueperaceae bacterium contains:
- a CDS encoding TerC family protein, which encodes MDLPLWAWLAFVAGVLILLALDLGIFHRKAHVVRVREAAFWTAVWVTLSLAFGYVISRWLGPQKAVEYLTGYVLEWSLAVDNIFVFVLVFNFFRTPFKYQQRALLWGVLGALAMRGIMIGVGVTLIQTFHWVLYVFGAFLLFTGLRMLLSRDDQETDLSANPALKLARRFLRVSPDYDGQRFFTVVDGVRMATPLLLVLVVIDFADVIFAVDSIPAIFAVTTDPFIVFTSNAMAVLGLRSMYFLLANIVHRFAYLQAGLAVILSYIGVKMLLLDLVHIPTAVSLGVVVGILGISILASLLFGKPNEALRSQVDEREAAAG